From the Theileria equi strain WA chromosome 4 map unlocalized gcontig_1105316255041, whole genome shotgun sequence genome, one window contains:
- a CDS encoding hypothetical protein (encoded by transcript BEWA_047760A), giving the protein MSNGGVNLDLSPDKITSPGDDIAGSSDEVTYKPYVMYKYDATKPPFQLKSLTYKGQTLEGFAGITQISNLYTYFTKNNSFLCLQIKQKDDRNTYYTTKNAAKSADENTTFDKFIVSDKGKKEVKELSPDQTKTLLQNIEVNNQLDYDTLDAYIKEYLWRQNDIYFNLKNEQNRDLIETYDSEVTNIKVTVEKGKTINKNFLEVKHVSKGFSDSFYIKGFRDAGGNIVIVKGGFPNDIIKEFIVYYRDGDYINPLLVVLTLKDISDNDKSFVNGSYILSNTITYHWDILRISETDIEDKRLGEVLQKIDENRKVTLFKPETELRKRFQDITKDLLINLTGDFQEEKGKYDSDGKKIPYKKTKVSAGYTSIFHGYGFISFTISKIATNYGSISQDILPQNGTRVSRLKVYYNGTVSTDDPLLIYFLQSDGTKKWICRHLGDKQWVELERGAPTSDVDSSKIKTLLDKLSTPKIIIDVSKTGGQYQPDGNTLQFTVDKSVVNGSQDYYGFKHTESGNKGFMIKEVIHKGDTLSGITSDGELGRKLESITAYYDGDSPTDPTKLLLVELVSRNNERYFYRKTKGASTWSNYPGPEGTGKLTDLKELLDRLKEDDFPGLSTPESEEDSQNSTGAEDSNQESSPTSTSQSSISPGAVIGGLLGGIACLCIVGALIWKLKPTVGIYVVNKIRRV; this is encoded by the coding sequence ATGAGTAACGGTGGAGTAAATTTGGATCTCAGCCCAGACAAGATTACATCCCCTGGAGATGATATAGCAGGGAGTTCCGACGAAGTAACATATAAACCATATGTTATGTATAAATATGATGCAACAAAACCACCATTTCAGCTGAAAAGCTTGACATACAAGGGACAGACACTCGAAGGATTTGCCGGTATAACGCAGATTTCAAATCTATATACCTACTTTACGAAGAACAACAGTTTTCTATGTCTTCAAATTAAGCAAAAGGACGATAGAAATACGTATTATACAACTAAAAATGCCGCAAAATCAGCTGATGAGAATACTacatttgataaatttatagtGAGTGATAAAGGTAAAAAGGAGGTTAAAGAACTTAGTCCTGATCAAACAAAAACTCTATTGCAAAACATAGAAGTTAACAATCAGCTTGACTATGATACTTTAGATGCTTATATAAAGGAGTATCTTTGGAGACAAAATGATATATACTTTAACCTTAAAAACGAACAGAATAGAGATTTAATTGAAACATACGATTCTGAAGTTACCAATATTAAGGTTACTGTTGAAAAAGGTAAAACAATAAATAAGAACTTCCTTGAAGTTAAACACGTTTCCAAAGGGTTTTCCGATTCGTTTTATATTAAAGGTTTTCGTGACGCAGGTGGTAATATAGTAATCGTAAAGGGTGGCTTTCCAAATGATATAATCAAAGAGTTCATTGTCTACTATAGGGATGGTGATTATATAAACCCTCTATTAGTTGTTTTAACTTTAAAAGATATTAGCGATAATGATAAAAGTTTTGTTAATGGGAGTTACATTCTCTCCAATACAATTACATACCATTGGGATATTCTTAGAATCTCAGAAACTGATATAGAGGATAAAAGGCTCGGGGAAGTACTCCAAAAGATCGATGAAAATCGAAAAGTTACACTTTTCAAGCCAGAAACAGAACTTCGGAAAAGGTTTCAAGATATCACCAAAGATCTTCTTATCAATTTAACAGGGGATTTCCAGGAAGAAAAAGGCAAATATGACtctgatggtaaaaaaaTTCCTTacaaaaaaacaaaagtttCTGCTGGTTATACTTCGATTTTTCATGGCTATGGATTCATTAGTTTTACAATAAGCAAAATTGCCACTAATTATGGATCAATTTCTCAAgatattcttcctcaaaACGGCACTAGAGTATCTAGGTTAAAGGTTTACTATAATGGCACTGTATCGACAGATGACCCCCTACTAATATACTTCCTGCAGAGTGATGGGACAAAGAAGTGGATATGCAGACATCTTGGAGATAAACAGTGGGTGGAACTTGAACGTGGAGCTCCAACTAGTGatgtagattcttctaAAATCAAGACGCTTCTTGATAAACTGTCCACTCCAAAGATTATAATTGATGTTTCCAAAACTGGTGGTCAATACCAACCAGATGGGAATACTCTGCAATTTACTGTTGATAAGTCTGTAGTTAATGGTTCGCAAGACTACTATGGCTTTAAACATACTGAATCGGGAAACAAAGGATTTATGATTAAGGAAGTTATTCACAAAGGAGATACATTAAGCGGTATAACgtctgacggtgagctaggTAGAAAATTGGAGAGTATAACTGCCTATTATGATGGAGATAGTCCTACAGATCCTACCAAACTTCTCTTGGTTGAACTAGTTAGTAGGAACAATGAAAGGTACTTTTATAGAAAAACTAAAGGTGCATCTACATGGTCAAATTATCCCGGACCTGAAGGAACTGGCAAACTGACTGATCTAAAGGAACTACTAGACAGactaaaggaagatgatttTCCTGGACTTTCCACACCAGAATCTGAAGAGGATTCCCAAAATTCCACGGGAGCAGAAGACTCAAATCAAGAATCCTCACCAACATCTACATCCCAATCTTCTATTAGCCCTGGAGCAGTAATTGGTGGATTGCTTGGTGGCATTGCTTGCCTATGCATTGTTGGTGCTCTAATATGGAAGTTAAAGCCCACAGTAGGGATTTATGTAGTCAATAAAATCCGCCGAGTATAG
- a CDS encoding hypothetical protein (encoded by transcript BEWA_047720A), with the protein MTSHTVSREISPASSRALSRCTSTSSVEEPTAYLEEVKIEIEEFARIIAEANMRVGEPNHEADKIYAEKKSRPKSKIVGVNNEYYIREGDFDEIYSGNCTEDFAKKLSVKGIIQSAGMGSAGMDGGKEMNIKSNYDMFGAINSNSTSSGVNSITDRLGSYMDHFPQNNGNVSINPYKSATGNTINSRNSGPLNKVVFKNPRNNSFVLMANCAENAIVSIKSQNGMVELEYSPSVKEISLNFQSQIPNFLKHSDLFQRWRSQQFGLHLGNYHHIAGTGLNVQGKLNEIPQN; encoded by the coding sequence ATGACGTCTCACACAGTATCAAGGGAAATATCACCGGCTTCATCAAGGGCGCTCTCCAGGTGCACGTCCACCAGCTCAGTGGAGGAACCCACCGCCTACTTGGAGGAGGTAAAAATTGAAATTGAGGAATTCGCAAGGATCATTGCGGAAGCAAACATGAGAGTAGGCGAACCGAATCATGAAGCTGACAAGATTTACGCCGAGAAAAAGAGTCGACCAAAGTCCAAGATCGTTGGTGTAAACAACGAGTACTATATCAGAGAGGGGGATTTTGATGAGATTTACAGTGGCAACTGCACCGAAGACTTTGCAAAGAAACTATCTGTCAAGGGTATCATACAATCTGCGGGAATGGGTTCAGCAGGTATGGATGGCGGAAAGGAGATGAATATCAAGAGCAATTATGACATGTTTGGTGCTATAAATAGCAACTCTACCAGCTCTGGAGTAAACAGCATTACCGATCGGCTAGGGTCTTACATGGACCACTTTCCACAAAATAATGGTAACGTTTCCATAAATCCATATAAGTCTGCAACAGGGAACACGATCAACTCGAGGAATTCCGGCCCGCTTAACAAGGTGGTCTTTAAGAATCCCCGCAACAATTCCTTCGTACTCATGGCAAATTGCGCTGAAAACGCAATAGTTAGCATCAAGAGTCAAAACGGAATGGTAGAATTGGAATACTCTCCCTCTGTGAAGGAGATTTCGCTGAATTTCCAATCGCAAATCCCAAACTTTCTCAAGCACTCGGACCTATTCCAACGGTGGAGAAGCCAACAGTTTGGCCTGCACCTAGGTAACTACCATCACATCGCTGGTACAGGTTTGAACGTCCAAGGGAAGCTCAATGAAATTCCACAAAACTAG
- a CDS encoding hypothetical protein (encoded by transcript BEWA_047710A) codes for MDHGMGMTTRHLAVRFDENGAMRTVKTSRSINPEKLKIRATYGIKILDCLKKGRSELLAQKNPPMLHSNDPFGKDYLDTIELEILSTKICDLCYDRYDRQQFKRKIFDIYTNLKRDNNKDLRRRVLTKEMSVEELVRADTLELAPDVLKRKREEEVEAHYRRNVILPTMDQDPVDQVIAVATVEDIPVVPVEPTMEPEPSTHPEDESARLEETSSEEDSSSDSYDDEDSESEPETEINESGNESEPVESQPEEVEESIELTSKATAARRIDSDDEQEEKLAKPPSCLAFTVEETRRKIEERIKKLPKFIAKAFMSPFQAGSKRIDSYVKRSTILSERQSVVG; via the exons ATGGATCACGGCATGGGAATGACAACGCGCCATTTGGCGGTGAGGTTTGACGAAAACGGGGCCATGAGGACCGTGAAGACGTCGAGATCAATAAACCCAGAAAAGTTGAAAATTAGAGCGACTTATGGAATTAAAATACTAGACTGTCTGAAAAAGGGAAGGTCGGAGCTTTTGGCCCAAAAGAATCCCCCAATGCTCCACTCAAACGACCCCTTTGGCAAGGACTATCTAGACACGATTGAACTTGAAATATTAAGCACAAAAATCTGTGACCTGTGCTATGACCGGTATGACAGGCAGCAGTTTAAACGCAAGATTTTTGACATTTACACGAACCTAAAGCGGGACAATAACAAGGACCTCAGAAGAAGAGTCCTCACCAAAGAAATGAGCGTAGAGGAACTTGTCAGAGCCGACACGCTGGAACTAGCTCCAGACGTTTTAAAGAGGAAACGAGAAGAGGAAGTAGAGGCGCACTACCGCAGAAATGTTATTCTCCCAACCATGGATCAGGACCCAGTCGACCAGGTGATAGCAGTTGCAACCGTAGAAGATATTCCTGTGGTTCCAGTGGAGCCTACTATGGAACCAGAACCATCTACCCATCCAGAGGACGAATCGGCCAGACTAGAGGAGACAAGTAGTGAGGAGGACTCCTCATCGGATAGTTACGATGATGAAGACAGCGAGTCAGAGCCTGAAACGGAAATAAATGAGTCGGGTAACGAATCTGAGCCCGTAGAATCGCAGCCTGAAGAGGTAGAGGAAAGCATCGAGTTGACCAGCAAGGCAACGGCGGCTCGGAGAATCGATTCTGACGACGAGCAAGAGGAAAAGCTGGCAAAACCTCCCTCGTGTTTGGCGTTTACAGTGGAAGAGACGAGGAGGAAAATTGAGGAGCGCATCAAAAAGCTTCCCAAATTTATCGCAAAGGCGTTCATGTCACCGTTTCAAGCAGGTTCCAAAAGGATTGATTCATACGTCAAAAG ATCTACAATATTGTCAGAGAGACAGTCCGTCGTTGGTTAG
- a CDS encoding hypothetical protein (encoded by transcript BEWA_047750A), with amino-acid sequence MEEKNLGWLSGYNKVQHSIGTEPFFVRQIKVPTGGDIQLGDEVPNVPIREFNVYYSSTNYSDPLLVLLNIRQLGDVKALKYVPDKYMLSKNYDAITWDIRRIGSSLNDTELEEVLGEIYSKNKLDVGELKEDVQKKLTDITKDLNINLSGNFPAEHGNSVGSYDSGGNKIYYKKFTDHGYTRIKQCYTLYDFTVQDIKFDGDHTIETSNLPLKDTPIKTLEVYYKDTSSTNDPLMIYILYGDYRQRWLYRYSGDLVWTLVGGDGPSAQSSMNEKDIIKILGERTIPRVSIDLTKTNGSYTPTGNTLTFTVSIEHNPASSGFFQFIHTRSENKKFRIIQITHNGDHLYGIYSEEVLASVSGFYPDYTPSDPTKLLMVEIVDKSHNYTYYYRAKNESKWVKLERKGTEKLENIHLRNQLEKLKKESSDGSVSELSSGSSPFNKPGAISGLIVGSLVLTLAAVLLVRRYRYNARIRLFKNHPLL; translated from the coding sequence ATGGAGGAGAAAAATCTGGGTTGGCTTTCAGGATACAACAAGGTCCAACATAGTATAGGAACAGAACCATTCTTTGTGAGACAAATTAAAGTTCCCACTGGTGGTGATATTCAGCTTGGAGATGAGGTTCCAAATGTCCCAATTAGAGAATTTAATGTTTATTATAGCAGCACAAATTACAGTGATCCTCTTTTGGTTTTGCTTAATATTAGGCAACTAGGTGATGTCAAAGCTCTAAAGTATGTTCCTGATAAGTATATGCTATCCAAGAACTACGATGCTATTACTTGGGACATTCGTAGAATTGGTAGCTCTCTAAATGACACAGAACTTGAAGAAGTACTTGGTGaaatatattccaaaaataaGCTTGATGTTGGAGAACTTAAAGAAGATGTTCAAAAAAAGCTCACAGATATTACAAAGGATCTCAATATTAACCTCAGTGGAAACTTTCCAGCTGAACATGGTAATTCTGTTGGAAGTTATGATTCGGGAGGTAATAAGATTTACTACAAGAAGTTTACAGACCATGGGTATACCAGGATTAAGCAGTGTTATACATTATATGATTTCACTGTCCAGGATATAAAATTTGATGGAGATCATACAATAGAAACAAGTAATCTACCTCTTAAGGATACTCCAATAAAGACTTTAGAGGTCTATTACAAAGATACTTCATCCACTAATGATCCTCTTATgatatacattttatacGGTGATTATAGACAGAGATGGCTCTATAGATATTCCGGAGATCTTGTCTGGACTCTAGTCGGTGGTGATGGACCGTCTGCACAAAGTTCTatgaatgaaaaggatattatTAAAATTCTTGGTGAAAGAACAATTCCAAGGGTTTCAATAGATCTCACTAAAACTAATGGAAGCTATACACCTACTGGGAACACTCTTACCTTCACTGTTTCTATCGAGCACAATCCTGCTAGTTCAGGATTTTTCCAGTTTATACATACTAGATCAGAGAACAAAAAGTTTAGAATCATTCAAATTACCCATAATGGAGACCATTTATACGGTATATACTCCGAAGAAGTCCTAGCTTCTGTAAGCGGATTTTACCCTGACTACACACCATCAGATCCAACCAAACTCTTAATGGTTGAAATTGTGGATAAAAGTCATAATTATACATACTATTACAGGGCTAAGAATGAGAGTAAATGGGTAAAGTTGGAAAGGAAGGGAACTGAGAAGTTAGAGAATATACATCTCCGAAATCAACTCGAAAAATTAAAGAAAGAATCTTCTGATGGTTCAGTATCAGAACTTTCATCTGGCTCATCTCCTTTCAACAAACCAGGTGCGATAAGTGGACTAATTGTGGGATCTCTGGTTCTAACACTCGCCGCCGTTCTTTTAGTGCGAAGGTATAGATATAACGCAAGGATTCGGTTGTTCAAAAATCACCCTCTATTATAG
- a CDS encoding hypothetical protein (encoded by transcript BEWA_047740A) has product MNYRVRLDLDPSKNFPTRIERSENKDGKIEGYNSYKYTVKYDGSFNLSALLYNDELLPGLLSYDVSVRAVITYFKEKENKPLVVHLESNTTHTYYFNPDTISEPGDVIFTEFIVSGKALDTPELEKVLNNITRHSGFSITQLNATDGSLSKKLLGENDIMFDLTHRPNASYISELANVNVNVSRYGTIDGLYQEVRHSSDYNQFRVLGIKLPGGQYMEVKGGFPNDLITEFSVYYRNGNHDDPYLVTLKISFVGSNIIPSRYYLTKSDNEGTEQWDIRRVSLHLDNSEILHILRDISLNGKLQLQAHGDESIKKKLYDIRNGLPIDLTQTTGGSPGQTKYYVSKDVLIPYMIMQDESNKYRFIRHANVPSFTLKSVKTNSGEIDTKQLPPSGTLLGSFNVYYKNLEDKDPVLIELVCIYNTTNTLAYAYYYCKEEGKWQGYVLSTTVENSRTDMLNVIKHVSKNDNKIVPSKLGQSLENKLVKYPDSVPKVILDISKPDGTAYTPEGDNATEFIIRKSHVGSNFHKFRQIAQNSVGFRVETVIHDQRSLSIKTSYSITSLSAYYFGRSLSYDDLILVQLGEDKKYYQWNAGDIWSTIKESGEVEDTLKKEVCRKKGHILDISKTDNETYPCLGCGNTIKLESTENSGDKFTKYKHYLSPGKLSISGLLNKTAPQSDLPSAKDLSAVYVYWYPNGSSATPLLVFYDCTTDTEDKWFKKTGNDTWQEVTRDDPNKPTSEEEKKKIQKLLLDSNSPFVVINLKNTDEYDDPGGSRNKIKVTAENFEADKGETREQGQEGVEYKKYTHKVKDKAHFKLNYLRHGGNILNDIKPTEVLAELSAYYWVGDAAFDKPLVVMLKEEKASNTEYMYYERSKSTDRTWQKISETQRGGKAQEMRPQELKKLLDRLKAEYFPPSKIKEIVGGTIGGAIGTGALGFGGYKLWPVLTTLF; this is encoded by the coding sequence atgaattATAGAGTTCGATTGGATCTCGATCcatccaaaaattttcCAACAAGGATAGAACGCAGCGAAaataaagatggtaaaattGAAGGGTATAACTCTTACAAGTATACGGTAAAGTATGATGGATCCTTTAATCTCTCCGCTTTACTATACAATGATGAGCTACTTCCAGGATTACTATCTTATGATGTCTCCGTAAGGGCTGTTATAACATATTTCAAGgagaaagaaaataaacCCTTAGTAGTACACTTGGAGAGCAATACTACACATACCTACTATTTTAATCCGGATACAATTTCTGAACCAGGAGATGTGATATTCACAGAATTCATAGTTAGTGGAAAGGCACTTGACACTCCAGAACTTGAAAAGGTACTTAATAACATAACTCGGCATAGTGGATTTAGCATTACTCAGCTAAATGCTACTGATGGTAGCCTTTCCAAGAAACTTCTTGGAGAAAATGACATAATGTTTGATCTTACTCACCGTCCTAATGCTAGTTACATCTCTGAACTTGCTAACGTGAATGTCAATGTTTCACGTTATGGTACGATAGATGGTTTATACCAAGAGGTTAGACATAGTTCAGATTACAACCAATTTAGAGTGCTTGGTATTAAACTTCCAGGTGGTCAATACATGGAAGTTAAGGGAGGTTTTCCAAATGATCTAATCACAGAATTTAGTGTATACTACAGGAATGGTAATCATGATGATCCCTATTTAGTTACTCTCAAGATTTCATTTGTAGGTAGCAACATCATTCCCAGTAGATACTACTTGACCAAAAGCGATAATGAAGGTACTGAACAGTGGGATATTAGAAGAGTGAGTCTACATCTAGACAACAGTGAAATTCTCCATATACTCCGGGATATTTCTTTGAATGGCAAACTTCAACTTCAAGCTCATGGGGATGAAAGTATAAAGAAAAAACTTTATGATATAAGAAACGGATTGCCTATTGATCTGACCCAGACTACAGGGGGATCTCCAGGACAGACTAAATACTATGTTTCAAAAGATGTATTAATCCCTTATATGATAATGCAAGATGAGTCGAACAAATACCGATTTATTAGACATGCAAATGTGCCAAGTTTTACCTTAAAGAGCGTTAAGACAAATTCAGGGGAAATAGACACCAAACAACTTCCTCCCTCAGGTACCTTACTCGGATCATTCAATGTTTACTACAAAAACTTGGAAGACAAAGATCCCGTCCTCATAGAACTTGTGTGTATTTATAACACAACTAATACATTAGCATATGCTTATTACTATTGCAAAGAAGAGGGTAAATGGCAAGGCTATGTTCTCAGTACAACGGTGGAAAACAGTAGAACTGATATGCTAAATGTCATAAAGCATGTTAGTAAGAATGATAACAAGATAGTTCCTTCTAAGCTTGGACAAAGTCTAGAGAACAAACTCGTTAAATATCCGGATTCAGTTCCAAAAGTTATTCTAGATATTTCAAAGCCAGATGGTACTGCGTACACACCAGAGGGTGATAATGCTACAGAGTTCATCATTCGTAAGAGCCATGTTGGTTCTAACTTCCACAAGTTTAGACAGATTGCACAAAATAGTGTGGGTTTTAGGGTTGAGACTGTTATACATGACCAGAGATCACTTAGTATAAAAACTTCTTATTCCATAACTAGTTTATCAGCCTACTACTTTGGAAGGAGTCTTTCATATGATGATCTCATTCTCGTTCAACTTGGTGAGGATAAGAAGTACTACCAATGGAATGCTGGTGATATTTGGAGTACAATcaaagaatctggagaagTTGAAGATACCCTTAAAAAAGAGGTATGTAGGAAGAAAGGCCacattttggatatttcaaaaACTGACAATGAAACCTATCCTTGTCTTGGTTGTGGGAATACgataaagttggaatcTACTGaaaattctggagataaGTTTACAAAATACAAGCATTATCTATCGCCTGGGAAGCTATCAATATCTGGCCTTTTAAATAAGACTGCTCCCCAGAGTGACCTTCCATCCGCAAAGGATCTTTCTGCAGTTTATGTTTACTGGTACCCAAATGGTTCAAGCGCCACGCCACTTTTAGTATTTTAtgattgtactactgatACAGAAGATAAGTGGTTTAAGAAAACTGGGAATGATACCTGGCAAGAAGTTACTAGAGATGATCCAAATAAGCCTACTagtgaagaagagaagaaaaagatTCAGAAACTCCTTTTGGATTCTAACTCCCCATTTGTAGTTATAAACCTCAAGAATACCGATGAATATGATGACCCCGGAGGAAGTAGAAATAAGATTAAAGTTACCGCCGAGAATTTTGAGGCAGATAAGGGAGAGACAAGAGAACAAGGGCAGGAAGGTGTTGAGTATAAGAAGTACACTCATAAGGTTAAGGACAAGGCCCATTTCAAACTTAACTATCTTAGACACGGTGGAAATATACTTAATGACATCAAACCCACAGAAGTATTGGCAGAGCTTTCAGCATATTACTGGGTTGGTGATGCAGCCTTTGATAAACCTCTGGTTGTCATGttaaaggaagagaaagCGTCTAACACTGAGTACATGTACTATGAGAGAAGCAAGAGTACCGATAGAACTTGGCAAAAAATTAGTGAGACTCAGAGAGGTGGTAAAGCCCAGGAAATGAGGCCACAAGAACTCAAAAAACTTCTGGACAGACTAAAGGCAGAGTACTTTCCACCATCAAAGATCAAGGAAATTGTAGGAGGAACAATCGGCGGCGCAATAGGAACAGGCGCTTTAGGATTTGGTGGATATAAGCTATGGCCAGTATTAACAACACTATTTTAA
- a CDS encoding hypothetical protein (encoded by transcript BEWA_047730A): MNAREVVIDFGKYPASNEVKPGHRNTYYYDDNEHGGERVYITFDMHPSECPGYKKLTYKPQRFGTKIVGISYGAGPLGEFQNSLEFCETVAVYYWSGDMTYRTPLIVQLTSGYSSVYFVASEGGEADWTILFSSQISVNLLIWLDSENCRWNGAHIIDISKIYEESYNCYSCHRQVLGVTTLSGQKGYRKVVHRLTGGCVGRIKNGAKHVTDIMVSEGTPTVEVYWYPSRLGLPVVVYLPVPLTEYYEEETSESSIWYRKLPGNRWTRMENYSPAINEPESFVQLLKKIYEETTPSHLRFYYEDTGNKPVKTAPSREIIIGIALLNLVGLTFICFLFRKFSPQIRRFILKGYTLL; this comes from the coding sequence ATGAATGCCAGGGAGGTGGTCATTGACTTTGGCAAGTATCCAGCGAGTAACGAGGTTAAACCTGGCCATAGAAACACGTACTATTATGACGACAATGAACATGGCGGTGAAAGGGTGTACATAACCTTTGACATGCACCCTTCAGAGTGTCCTGGGTACAAGAAGCTCACCTATAAGCCACAGAGATTTGGCACAAAAATAGTCGGAATTTCATACGGTGCTGGACCCTTGGGGGAATTTCAAAACTCTCTTGAATTTTGCGAGACTGTTGctgtctactactggtcAGGGGACATGACCTATCGCACCCCTTTAATCGTCCAACTGACATCTGGTTATTCATCCGTTTATTTTGTAGCCTCCGAGGGCGGGGAGGCTGATTGGACGATACTCTTTAGTTCTCAGATATCCGTAAACCTCCTCATCTGGCTCGATAGTGAAAACTGTAGATGGAACGGAGCCCAcattatagacatttcaaagatTTACGAGGAGAGCTACAACTGTTACTCTTGCCATCGACAAGTTTTGGGAGTGACAACTTTGAGCGGGCAAAAGGGCTATAGAAAAGTCGTCCACAGACTTACCGGTGGTTGTGTTGGCAGGATAAAGAACGGGGCAAAGCATGTTACCGATATCATGGTCTCGGAGGGGACGCCAACTGTCGAAGTCTACTGGTATCCCAGCAGACTTGGTTTGCCGGTAGTTGTCTATTTGCCAGTTCCCCTTACCGAATACTATGAGGAAGAGACATCAGAGAGTAGTATTTGGTACAGAAAGCTTCCCGGAAACAGATGGACTAGAATGGAGAATTACAGTCCCGCGATTAACGAACCGGAATCTTTCGTTCAGTTACTCAAGAAAATATACGAGGAGACTACACCCAGTCATTTACGTTTCTATTATGAGGATACAGGAAATAAACCTGTAAAGACAGCTCCTTCTAGAGAGATTATTATCGGAATTGCACTTTTAAACTTGGTTGGATTAACCTTCATTTGCTTTTTATTTCGCAAGTTTTCTCCTCAAATACGACGTTTTATTCTAAAGGGGTACACTCTTTTGTAG